The Ornithodoros turicata isolate Travis chromosome 7, ASM3712646v1, whole genome shotgun sequence genome includes a region encoding these proteins:
- the LOC135399585 gene encoding N-acetylated-alpha-linked acidic dipeptidase 2-like: protein MAIGPSFYAYSAATDIKEPVMYVNYATKRDFDYITRRGLNAFGKICIARIGQIPRREKVQNVEKAGGAGLLLFLDPEDVGPRTTREGPYPNSWWVGGSAMERGSVAYVLGDPLTPGYPSRDGMYRIPQSKASLPRIPCQPIGYDDARKILS from the exons ATGGCCATAGGTCCTTCATTCTACGCGTACTCCGCTGCAACCGACATAAAG GAACCCGTGATGTATGTCAACTACGCCACGAAGCGCGACTTCGACTACATAACCCGCCGTGGTCTCAACGCTTTTGGGAAAATATGTATCGCCCGAATAGGACAAATACCCAGAAGGGAGAAG GTGCAAAACGTAGAGAAGGCTGGGGGCGCTGGACTGCTTCTCTTCTTGGATCCAGAAGACGTTGGACCGCGGACCACCAGAGAAGGACCTTATCCAAACTCTTGGTGGGTTGGTGGCAGTGCCATGGAGAGGGGCAGCGTGGCTTATGTTCTTGGGGACCCTCTTACGCCAGGGTATCCATCCAGGG ATGGGATGTATCGCATTCCACAATCGAAGGCCAGTCTGCCCAGAATTCCTTGTCAGCCAATAGGATATGACGATGCCAGAAAGATCCTTTCGTAA
- the LOC135400496 gene encoding uncharacterized protein LOC135400496, with protein sequence MFSLLPSKEETCYLKVMQLVKQAPAEAGKTFEPTTVVVDFETAIHNAVRLSWPIANIVGCRFHLGQAWWRKIQKLGLSPSFKRENSEVGLWLKQVYGLPYLPPSVVTDCLVFDMCSEAPREEKLRLFMDYLVDEYIKDGSGFPPEM encoded by the coding sequence ATGTTCAGCTTGCTGCCATCGAAAGAAGAAACATGCTACTTGAAGGTGATGCAGTTGGTCAAGCAGGCGCCAGCGGAGGCGGGCAAAACTTTTGAACCAACAACAGTTGTTGTCGACTTTGAGACAGCCATTCACAATGCCGTAAGACTCTCCTGGCCAATTGCTAACATTGTAGGATGCCGATTTCACCTAGGCCAGGCATGGTGGCGCAAAATACAGAAACTGGGTCTGTCACCGTCTTTCAAGCGTGAGAATTCCGAAGTGGGTTTATGGCTTAAACAGGTGTATGGTTTGCCATACCTTCCACCATCAGTAGTTACAGACTGTTTGGTGTTTGATATGTGCTCGGAAGCCCCGCGGGAAGAAAAGCTCCGGCTATTTATGGACTATCTTGTCGATGAGTACATCAAAGACGGCTCTGGCTTTCCTCCGGAAATGTGA
- the LOC135400495 gene encoding uncharacterized protein LOC135400495, with protein sequence MRQRLLSPASPRQAYGSASPPRPSFISRWFSYGGNLKRFQRTPAERMLLRWVACWVMMAAVATIVMLFLLFQVNSYPILDKNLANIIRLQRKLTREGYSDTDEVSKTIIKAVSSKNIATTVRHLITGLHSGLHQDDLVKYVKKTWLKQGLDSVEEVSFKVLMSMPDPTNGNKSDTEQVL encoded by the exons ATGCGGCAGCGTCTCTTATCACCAGCTT CCCCCCGGCAGGCCTACGGGTCCGCGTCCCCACCGAGGCCATCTTTCATCAGCAGGTGGTTTAGCTACGGGGGGAATCTTAAGCGCTTCCAACGAACCCCAGCAGAACGGATGCTTTTGCGATGGGTAGCCTGCTGGGTGATGATGGCAGCAGTAGCTACCATCGTCATGCTTTTTCTGCTGTTTCAG GTGAACAGCTATCCAATTTTGGACAAGAATCTTGCAAACATAATCCGCCTGCAGCGTAAGCTCACACGGGAAGGATACTCTGATACGGATGAAGTATCAAAAACCATCATCAAAGCGGTTTCAAGTAAAAATATCGCGACTACCGTCAG GCATCTAATCACTGGTCTTCATAGTGGGCTGCATCAAGATGATCTGGTAAAATACGTAAAGAAAACATGGTTAAAGCAGGGCCTGGATTCCGTGGAAGAGGTGTCCTTCAAAGTGCTTATGAGCATGCCGGACCCTACAAACGGTAACAAG TCTGACACCGAGCAGGTACTCTGA